The following coding sequences lie in one Streptomyces venezuelae genomic window:
- a CDS encoding ParB/RepB/Spo0J family partition protein, whose product MPGEAAPGGELPKDQFCRPVGPDHSTEVSASIIRIPIALLRDADSPRLAGVDQDHVRTLAACTDKLPPIIVHRSTMKVIDGMHRLHVARLNGEETIEVRYFEGSNREAFLLAVELNLKHGLALALSDRKKSAMKILESFPEWSDRAVAMKTGLSGKTVGVLRRKFAGQIAQAPLRVGRDGRVRPLNSHKDRQKSAHILPAEPDIVLREGAESAQLPAPSSREAQKRLRSAEEGPLSGAEARSRAPHGPEAALPLVDPLAQLESLKRDPALKYSNDGREMIRWLEARIIRKSDPGLVLQAPAHQARKIAALARACAAQWNCIATRMELLCDDCSKASN is encoded by the coding sequence ATGCCAGGGGAGGCAGCCCCTGGGGGGGAACTTCCTAAAGATCAGTTCTGCCGGCCCGTCGGGCCCGACCACTCGACCGAGGTTTCTGCTTCAATCATCAGGATTCCGATCGCCTTGCTCCGTGACGCGGATTCTCCTCGTCTCGCCGGTGTCGACCAGGATCATGTACGTACTCTGGCGGCCTGCACCGATAAACTTCCGCCGATCATCGTGCACCGCTCGACGATGAAGGTCATCGACGGAATGCACCGGCTGCACGTGGCGCGGCTGAACGGCGAGGAAACCATTGAGGTCCGCTACTTCGAGGGATCGAACAGGGAAGCGTTCCTCTTAGCCGTCGAACTGAACCTGAAGCACGGCCTTGCGCTGGCTCTCTCCGACCGCAAGAAGTCGGCGATGAAGATCCTGGAGAGTTTCCCCGAGTGGTCGGACCGGGCCGTCGCCATGAAGACCGGCCTTTCCGGCAAGACCGTCGGGGTACTGCGCCGTAAATTCGCGGGACAGATCGCCCAGGCCCCGCTGAGAGTCGGGCGGGACGGCCGCGTACGGCCGCTGAATTCCCACAAAGACCGCCAGAAGAGCGCCCACATTCTGCCCGCGGAGCCGGACATCGTCCTGCGGGAGGGCGCCGAGAGCGCCCAGCTGCCCGCGCCATCGTCCCGGGAGGCGCAGAAACGGTTGCGCAGCGCGGAGGAGGGGCCCCTGTCCGGCGCGGAGGCCCGCAGCCGGGCTCCGCACGGCCCCGAGGCGGCCCTCCCGCTCGTGGACCCCCTCGCCCAGCTCGAGTCGCTCAAGCGGGACCCCGCCCTGAAGTACAGCAACGACGGCCGGGAGATGATCCGCTGGCTCGAGGCCCGCATCATCCGCAAGAGCGACCCCGGCCTGGTCCTGCAGGCCCCCGCCCACCAGGCGAGGAAGATCGCCGCCCTGGCCCGGGCGTGCGCGGCGCAGTGGAACTGCATCGCCACGCGCATGGAGCTCCTGTGCGACGACTGCTCCAAGGCGTCCAACTGA
- a CDS encoding AfsR/SARP family transcriptional regulator → MRVKVLGPLGADVNGVNVVPTASKPRQILALLALYPRRVVPISTLMEEIWGVDLPASAMTTLQTYILQLRRRLGTAMGPDAAGSAKDVLVTRYGGYLLQIPPEQVDVHEYERLVAGGQRAFDSGDDRAAATLFGRALDLWDGSALVDVRMGCVLEIEATRLEESRLVTLERRIDAELRLGRHCEFLAELSDLTARHPRHEGLHSQAMVALYRSGRQASALDVYQRLRARLIEDLGVEPSPQLQRLHQAILAVDPRLDVIAGPRPSSTFDRYAS, encoded by the coding sequence AAGCCCCGGCAGATCCTGGCGCTTTTGGCCCTCTACCCGCGAAGGGTCGTGCCGATCTCGACGCTCATGGAGGAGATCTGGGGGGTCGACCTGCCCGCCAGCGCCATGACGACCCTGCAGACCTACATCCTCCAGCTGCGCCGGCGCCTGGGCACGGCCATGGGCCCGGACGCGGCGGGCAGCGCCAAGGACGTCCTGGTGACCCGGTACGGCGGCTATCTCCTGCAGATCCCGCCCGAACAGGTCGACGTGCACGAGTACGAGCGCCTGGTGGCCGGCGGCCAGCGCGCCTTCGACAGCGGCGACGACCGGGCGGCGGCCACCCTCTTCGGGCGGGCCCTGGACCTGTGGGACGGGTCCGCGCTGGTCGACGTGCGCATGGGCTGCGTACTGGAGATCGAGGCCACCCGCCTGGAGGAGAGCCGCCTGGTCACCCTGGAGCGGCGCATCGACGCCGAGCTGCGCCTGGGCCGGCACTGCGAGTTCCTGGCCGAGCTGAGCGACCTGACCGCCCGCCACCCCCGGCACGAGGGCCTGCACTCGCAGGCGATGGTGGCGCTGTACCGCTCGGGCCGCCAGGCCTCGGCCCTGGACGTCTACCAGCGGCTGCGGGCCCGGCTGATCGAGGACCTGGGGGTGGAGCCGTCGCCGCAGTTGCAGCGGCTTCATCAGGCGATTCTCGCGGTCGACCCGCGACTGGACGTGATCGCGGGCCCGCGGCCGTCCTCCACGTTCGACCGCTACGCGAGCTGA